The DNA segment tctgtttgttgcgtttgaaaatatttgtgactcGTGCATTGGAACAAACACACTTTCCATTTGCAGCAGACAGATGAATGATAAGTCTTTAATGTaagcatatatatttatatatagtaaGAATACGATGTAGAttttatatgcatgtatataagCACAGTTATCTCTCAGTCCACGTGTCCTTACTCACGTAAACATCGTATCTCCAGTCTATAATTAACCGTGCATTCAGTTATCCAGAATCACCCACCCACCTAAAATCTCGTTATGGAGTTACCACAGGAAAGCAATGAGGAGGTGGATAGAGATGAACCTCACAAAAGAAAAGCTTGTTCTGTCATCAGTAatctcaatatttttgtttactccaCTTACAAAATTCACGATAATAAAGGATGAGCATCTGGTAGCAATGTTCCGTCGTAAGCACACCGGTTGTTTACACACTGCACTCGTATAACGGGTGGctcaaataaaacaacaaaagcttttttcaaCACTCTTGTTAATGTAACAGATTCGGCGAATGAGAAGAGAAAGCCACGCCGTACGGTTCCCGACATCATCACCAAACATCAAgagatcaacaaaacaaatgtcaggAGAGAACACAGATACAAATTACATTGTGAAGACCTCAGCTCGTGGTAAAGCTATGACCCTGTGTTATTCATCTCTTGACCTTacagttttgttgtctttctgtgcatgatgatgtttgtaaaattatatttcgAGAACAGACGACGGGTGTTGACCTCGATTAgaggaaacagtatcttgcactcAATTGCAAGCAATCATTAAAACGAACTTTGCAACCGCTTATTCCTTAGTGAACAGCCGTGGGTATGTATGCTTCATTCAAATGGAGAGAAAAGTATTTATCCTGAACATTAAGTTGATATCAGTGATCAGTCTAAAACTATGGTCTGTCGAGGTCAAAGTGCAGCATCCCACTCAGTAGTCATTACGCAGGTTCCGGATGTCCTGTCCCGTGTCACCCCTAGGTCCTCGATTAAATTAGTTTATATCACCCCCACCATCTGGTTCTTCTTCGCCGAAAGGAACAACGGAAGAGGTTGAGAAAGTCACAAGTGTTTCGGCGACCACGTGAGGacctctgtgacgtcacgtccgGCAGCGCTGGAAGCCATCGAGCTCCCGTAGGGCAGACGAGTATGGTAGCACGATTAGAACCTTTGATTGGTACCGTGGCTGAAAAACAAGTAATGATGCACAGAACGATGACAAATGCAACTTTGTTTCAGGCTAACCACTACTTACTTCTATAAGACAATAACCCTTGAATGAAtactcaatcaatcaatcactaAACTACTTATTTACTTACTCCTGTTCGTACCTAAGCCGGTACATAAGGATCCACTAGACACCTCCATTTTTGTCTATCAGCAGCAAGTTTAGCCAAGTTGTTCCAGGATAGTTTCTGGTCCTGTAGTTCTCTCGCTACTGACCTTCCCCATCTTTGTTTTCTCCGACCTCTTGCCGTCAGCTGTCGAATGAATGTATATTTTAGGTGGagcctctggtttcattctaCAGACATGCTCTAACAATTCCCATCTTCTTTTTTGGATTGTGTTCGCTATATTTGTGCAGCTGACTTTAGTCAGGATTTCTTCGTTAGTAATTATGCTAGACCAAAGGGACATTACTTGTGAAGATTCTTAATTTTGTAACATTCCATAGAGCTTTGGACTTCCATATTTCTTTAAGCATGACAAAACTTAATCTGCTTTGATGAGTCTGTTCTTCACATCCTTTTCTGTATCTCCTGTATCTGTATCTTCTGTAATAACTGTATCTTCTGTATCTTCTGTATCTGTTGTATTCTGTATCACTACACTGCCGATGTAGGTAATTTCTTGCACTTTCTCTACTTCTTTGTTATTGATTGTGATGGGTTCTGTTGACTATACTTGATGTCCTATATCCTAAGTCCTATATTTGATGCATATTTCGTTAGATTGTTAATTTTTACCTCCGCAGCTTTGTGTTGCCAGCTTAACATAACACTATTATCAGCATCATCTAAGTCTTCCAGTACAGATATAAGTGTCAAACGGAttcctcttttcttgtctttgtgttgtttgtttaataaGCCAGTCCATGGCTAGcagcaataaaaacagagaattTCCATGTTGTGGTTATGTTGTAGTTGTCTGTTAGCTTGCTGTTGCTACAAACTACCTGGCAGTGAAAGTCTGTATAATGCTTTAATTACATTTACTAATTTCTGTGCTATTTCTTAGTGACGCACAATGATTCATAATGACTCACACTGATtgctgtcaaatgccttttcaaTGTCTGTAAACACAGCATAAAGAGTGTTGTTCTGTTCTGTACTTTCTTCTATGATCTGTCTTAgtgtaaacatttaatgaatGCGTGAACTTCCTTTACTGAAACCTGCTTATTTTTGCCTGATGATGGCATCCAGAACATTGGCGAGCCTCTTCAAAATGATTCTACTGAAGATTTTGCTTGTTTGCGATAACACAGTGATGCCTCTCCAGTTGTTTCAGTCGCTTAAGTTGCTTTTATTTGAGAGTTTAAAATCATGCATTTTACCATTCATCTGGTGTTTCTTCAGTATCCTGCTTTTTGTGTCATGGtcataaaaaagcaaactagCAGAATATTTGGCCAGTTGAAATATGCTTATCTTGGATTTTTCCAttcaattttaaatgtttgtaaaagcggagaaaaattgtttgttgtaatTCCAACGACCTACGGTTCTGTTGGGAAGGCAGATTAACTGCCTTACTTGGGAGAAATACCGTCttgtaaaatatcaaaacatacataaatataataaaagtgtAAAGTCAACTTAActgtaatattacaaaaattattctcttaataaatatttgacCAAAATATCAACATGGCTTTTAAATGCAAACCATTTTTTAGGACACCGGGAATAAACATCACTAAACGGACAAAAATTGTCTGCTTATGTTTGGCAAATTTGAAAATGACAGTCACatgagaaggagaaaaaaaccttcactgcaaagaagaggaaaagaacaaaatgatgtCAAGGACAGCCTGCACCCGTTACTCTAGAAATGCAGCCGCTTGTCACGGATGTGATTCTGGGAGAACAACAACACCATTTTAAATAATACCAACAATTTCTGTATATGTGTAAGTGCTAAAGAACTTTTGGACTGTCATGTGCATGGAAAGTCCTCAACGTCACAAGTATGAACAACTTCCGCAACAGTAAATACGAATTTCTGCGAACTTCTCATCACTATTTGAACccagataatttttttgttgtaattccAACTGTTCTGTTGCGAAGGCAAATTAACTGCCTTACAGGCGGAGAATAGCGCCTgggaaaaatatcaaaacatacacaaatgtaATGAAAGTGTAAATTCAACTTAATTCAACTTAActgtaatattacaaaaattattctctaaataaatattctacaaaaaaatcaacaggcCTTTTAAATGCAAACTATTTTTTAGGACACCGGGCACCGAACTTCACTAAACGGACAAAAATTGTCTGCTTATGTTTGGCAAATTTGAAaatgacagtcacatgacaaggagaaaaaaaccttcactgcaaagaagaggaaaagaacaaaatgatgtCAAGGACAGCCTGCCCCCGTTACTCTAGAAATGTAGCCGCTTATTAGTAATGGTCACAGATGTTATTCTGGAAGAACAACAACACCATTTTAAATACAACCAACaatttctgtgcatgtgtaagTGCTGAAGAACTTTTGGACTGTCATGTGCATGGAAAGTCCTCAACGTCACCCCCACTTCCGTAGTTTACCCATCGCCTCGTCCCCCCTACTCCAGGCTACAAGctctacaagaaaacaaagacctCAGTTATGTCATGCTTCATGTAAGGACTGAGCAAGAGTCCTACATCCGGGATCTGTTTGTGTATAAAAGGCATCATGGCACTCGCTCTCTACTGCAGCCAGACTTACAAGTGCACACAGCTACTTGACAAGTACTGACAACTTGTGGCAGTCAACCGTTGGTAAGGTCTGACACCCTCATCAGCAGCAAGACTACGTCTGCTATTGCCGCTCGTTGACGATGACGACACTGATGCCGCTTCTGTCTGTCACCGGCCTGGTGCTCCTCCTGCTGACCACAGCTCCCACCTCCTGCAACAGCTTGACACCGGGCAGCcatcttcctcccttctctcgTGGCGACGTCAAAGATGAAGATATGAGTGCTCCTGGTGTCGTCATCGACAACGTAGTCGATGTGAAGGCTGAAGATTTCGtcgagaaagacaagaaagcagATGAACTCACAGAAAGCGCACTGAAAGACGATGTTTTACAGACCTTGGAGACGACAGGACTAAATGCaggtaaagttttcttttttaatcaaatctttgagcaatttattctttttgtcctGCTACCCAATGAAAGTAATGACCGTACTTAGTTATCAATCGTTGTATTGTGTCCTTAGCCAGGAATTCAATCTCACAAGGGTGTCTTGAAATACTGCTAATTTAGTTTCTTCTATTCAATCATTCCACAACAGCCTTTTTTAAACATGGTTTTCCAgtatttcaaaactttatttcgCTTTTGATTCCTCtttttcaaataacattttaatcatAATTACTTGAATTTCTTCTCCAGGAACGATAGCAGTGTACCATCACAGcttttttcaaattcaaaacactttaaaacttCTTACTTTAATAgtcaaactgataaaaatgttcaaCATCTAGGCGAAAGGTCATTACAGTCAGTCAACAGAATTTAAACCCATTTCTGGTTCACATACAAGTGGAGTAAGATCTGCTGAAATGTGCTAAAAATCAGATGATGCTCTGTATCTCACTTTTCAGTGCTTCTTTCTCCTCTGAATGTCTGTAGCAGactgtcttgtttttctctcccaGACAACCATGATGGCCCCCCGCCGTTGCAAAGCGTTGAGCAAGGCACCAAGGTGACGTCATCAAGACTCAGACGAGCTCCCAAGAAGACAGGCAGACATCGCGCTTTCGACTGCTCCTTCGAGGATAGGTTCATCAGCCCCAAAGGCAAGACTCAATGCTCCAAGCGTGGAACCCTCATTGACGCCGAGCGTGACCTCCAAAAACTTCTTGCTGAAGGCCCTTCTGAATACAATTACACACTCACTACAACTAAAGCCGGGCTACCAGCAATAAAAGCGGTACACCTTGAAACAAACAAGGTGACAATGTACACGTATGCGAAGTAACCCTAAAGTATATGATTCAAGCTATTCTGACCTGTCCTTCCAACATAACTACCAACCTAACACATCAGGTAATTAGCGATGTGGAGGACCTTTCAGGAGATGAAGGGTTCAGGGAATTGATATATTCACGTGTTTCTTTTTGAAAGGAACAGTTGACATCAACATCATAAATGCGTTTGATATCAGGCACTCTAGTCCGGTCTGGCTCCATTGGTAACCGCCTGTAGCTTCTTCTTGCAATGTTTGTAGTTtctacttttgttaaaaatgtttcaaatcaCTTTCTTTATTGGCTGTCACATTCAAGTCTGATGTCTTTAACTGTCATAGAaattgtaaatacttgtttaatGATGTTTACCACTACGGGCCTAACATACGGAGACAGACTTGGTCATATGGACAGCTTTCAGGTACGAAAACAGAAAACTATATTAGAAACAGTCGTAATCTCCattctaaagaaaattttataaatataaaagccTTTCATAAAGCTTTTTGTCTTGTTAAAGTTTTCTGTGGTCTGTATGTTTGAGAACAAAATGCGATGAAGATGTGCGAGATGTTTATTATCTTGGTTTCCTCAAGCTGTCAACAATGTATGTAAATATCTCACACATGAGAGATCTACAGTGaaatttgtgtttacatgtataCTGTCCTTTCCTCTGCTTTCTATGTGTATCCATGTCACAGTGAACAAAACCAGACAAACACTCTTTCACTGACATGGAGGTCTGTCATTTCCCATTGTGACTTACAATGTCCACAAGCACTGATTCAACAAATCTGCGATGAAATTGCACCGACATGTGGTTCACATAATCAACAAATGCAATCGGTAGTAAATCACGCAAAACAACAATTTGTTTACCATTTATTAATAAACACTTTCAAGAGGGTCTGCCTGTTGTACAGAGTCTGAAGCACTCTGGGCTTACTAACATGAGGACAGGTAGAAACACCATGATATTAAATCAGTGTGAACATTTCAAAGAGCAATttcgtttcttttgtttgtttgtttgatttttgtttttgtttttttcttcgtttgtttgttttctcgtgTATCGGAACAAACAGTGCTTTCCCCATTTACAGAAGACAGATGAATGATGTCTTTAATGTACACAAAAGATATATAAGTATAGAGGGAGAGCAAGGGTGacactatatattttttatgtatgcgTCTAATCACAATAAAACCGGTATCCAGTCCATAAAGTGGAACTAAGTTTCTCCAGTCTATAATTAACAGTGCATTCGGTTATAcggaattaaaaaaactgtagaaCTACCCTAGGAAAGTTACGAAGAGGAGGTCAGAAATGGACCTCAGAGAAGAAAGCTTGTGAAGTCATCAGTATCACAACATTTTCGCTTGCTCCACTTAAAAATTCACAGGAAACAAGGCAAATTGGGCATGAGGTTaaatgcattttgtaaacaatgtttcCACGACAATGTATTCTGTCCTAAGTACAGGCATTGTTTACACGCTGTGCTCGTATAACGAGTTGCTCAATCACAACTGAAAGATGACAAATCACTAATTTGGGACAAAGGTCACGTGCAAACATAACTCACCAAAATTGTTCATAGTattaaactaaataaacattttgaggtCTAATTTGTTCAGATAGAAAAAGTTGCTGACGGGACTTATAAATCTTGAAACTTATCCACTTCACAAGGATTTTTACGGATTtatatctttcctttctcctcCTATTCTTCAACTCTTTTGTCAGTATAACAGATTCGGTGAAggagaaatacatttttgtaaataaatatttcacaaaaatatttgtaaacagacCCTGTAGTAAATGCGGATTACAAGTGCCTTTTCAGGACACTGGACACCAGACATCAGAAAACGGACACAATGTCATGTAAGACAAAATGTCATCGAAGACATTGTATAATCTGTGCTTatgtttttatgatttaaaaatgacaatcacatcacaaggagaaaaaaaccttcactgcaaagaagaggaaaaaagaacaagatgaTGTCAAGGACAGCCTGCACCCGTAACTCTAGAAATGCAGCCGCTTGTCACGGATGAGACTCTGGGAGAACAACAAGCctattttaaatacaaacaacattCTGTGCATGTGTAAGTGCTAAAGAACTTTTGGACTGTCATGTGCATGGAAAAGTCCTCAACGTCACAAGTATGAACAACGTCCGCAACAGTAAATACGAATTTCTGCGAACTTCTCTCATCACCCACCCCCACTTCCATAGCTTTACCCATCGCAAGGTCCCCCTACTCCTCCTACCCTCTACAAGAAACAAAGACCTCAGTTTTGTCGTGCTTCATGCAAGGACTGAGCAAGAGCCCTACATCCGGGATCTGTTTGTGTATAAAGGCATCATGGCACTCGTTCTCTACTGCAGCCAGACTTAGCACACAGCTACTTGACACACTGACGACTTGTGGCAGTCAACCGTTGGTAAGGTTGACACCTCATCAACAGCAAGACTACATCTGCTATTGCCGCTCGTTGACGATGACGACACTGATGCCGCTTGTGTCTGTCACTGGCCTGGTGCTCCTCCTGCTGACCACAGCTCCCGCCTCCTGCAATGGGTTGACACCGGGCAGCCATCTTGCTCCCTTCTCTCTTGGCGACGTCAAAGATGAAGATACCAGCGCTCCTGGTGTCGTCATCGACAACGCAGTCGATGTGAAGGCTGAAGGTTTCGTCGAGAAAGACAAGATAGCAGATGAACTCACAGAAAGTGCACTGAAAGACGATGTTTTACAGACCTTGGAGACGACAGGACTAAATGGaggtaaagttttcttttttaatcaaatctttgagcaatttattctttttgtcctGCTACCCAATGAAAGTAATGAACGTACTTAGTTATCAATCGTTGTATTGTGTCCTTAACCAGGAATTCAATCTCACAAGGGTGTCTTGAAATACTGTTAATTTAGTTTCTTCTATTCAATCATTCCACAACAGCCTTTTTTAAACATGGTTTTCCAgtatttcaaaactttatttcgctttggatttttctttttcaaataacattttaatcatAATTACTTGAATTTCTTCTCCAGGAACGATAGCAGTGTACCATCACAGcttttttcaaattcaaaacactttaaaacttCTTACTTTAATAgtcaaactgataaaaatgttcaaCATCCAGGCGAAAGGTCATTACAATCAGTCAACAGAATTTAAACCCATTTCTGGTTCACATACAAGTGGAGTAAAGACTGCTGAAATGTCTAAAATCAGATGATGCTCTGTATCTCACTTTTCAgtgcttcttcttctcctctgaATGTCCTGTAGCAGACtggtcttgtttttctctcccaGACAAACCATGATGGCCCCGCCGTTGCAAAGCGTTGAGCAAGGCACCAAGGTGACGTCATCAAGACTCAGACGAGCTCCCAAGAAGACACCTGGCGCTTTCACCTGCACCTTCAAGGATAGGTTCATTAGCCCCAAAGGCAAGACTCGCTGCTCCAAGCGTGGAACCCTCACTGACGCCAAACGTGACCTACAAAACCTTCTTGCTGAAGGCCCTTCTGAATACAATTACACACTCACTACAACTAAAGCCGGGCTACCAGCAATAAAAGCGGTACACCTTGAAACAAACAAGGTGACAATGTACACGTATGCGAAGTAACCCTAAAGTATATGATTCAAGCTATTCTGACCTTTCCTTCCAACATAACTACCAACCTAACACATCAGGTAATTAGCGATGTGGAGGACCTTTCAGGAGATGAAGGGTTCAGGGAATTGATATCTTCACGTGTTTCTTTTTGAAAGGAACAGTTGACATCAACATCATAAATGCGTTTGATATCAGGCACTCTAGTCCGGTCTGGCTCCATTGGTAACCGCCTGTAGCTTCTTCTTGCAATGTTTGTAGTTtctacttttgttaaaaatgtttcaaatcaCTTTCTTTATTGGCTGTCACATTCAAGTCTGATGTCTTTAACTGTCATAGAaattgtaaatacttgtttaatGATGTTTACCACTACGGGCCTAACATACGGAGACAGACTTGGTCATATGGACAGCTTTCAGGTACGAAAACAGAAAACTATATTAGAAACAGTCATAATCTCCattctaaagaaaattttataaatataaaagccTTTCATAAAGCTTTTTGTCTTGTTAAAGTTTTCTGTGGTCTGTATGTTTGCGAACAAAATGCGATGAAGATGTGCGAGATGTTTATTATCTTGGTTTCCTCATGCTGTCAACAATGTATGTAAATATCTCACACATGAGAGATCTACAGTGaaatttgtgtttacatgtataCTGTCCTTTCCTCTGCTTTCTATGTGTATCCATGTCACAGTGAACAAAACCAGACAAACACTCTTTCACTGACATGGAGGTCTGTCATTTCCCATTGTGACTTACAATGTCACAAGCACTGATTCAACAAATCTGCGATGAAATTGCACCGACATGTGGTTCACATAATAACAAATGCAATCGTAGTAAATCACGCaaaacaacaatttgttttaccattttattaataaacactTTCAAGAGGGTCTGCCTGTTGTACAGAGTCTGAAGCACTCTGGGCTTACTAACATGAGGACAGGTAGAAACACCATGATATTAAATCAGTGTGAACATTTCAAAGAGCaatttcgttttcttctttgtttgtttgtttgatttttgtttttgttttttttcttcgtttgtttgttttctcgtgTATCGGAACAAACAGTGCTTTCCCCATTTACAGAAGACAGACTGAATGATGTCTTAATGTACACAAAAGATATATAAGTATAGAGGGAGAGCAAGGGTGacactatatattttttatgtatgcgTCTAATTCACAATAAAACCGGTATCCAGTCCATAAAGTGGAACTAAGTTTCTCCATCTATAATTAAATGTGCATTCGCGTTATacgaattaaaaaaactgtaagaaCTACCCTAGGAAAGTTACGAAGAGGAGGTCAAAGAAATGGACCTCAGAGAAGAAAGCTTTGTGAAGTCATCAGTATCAACAACATTTTCGCTGCTCCACTTAAAAATTCACAGGAAACAAGGCAAATTGGGCATGAGGTTaaatgcattttgtaaacaatgtttcCACGACAATGTATTCTGTCCTAAGTACAGGCATTGTTTACACGCTGTGCTCGTATAACGAGTTGCTCAATCACAACTGAAAGATGACAAATCACTAATTTGGGACAAAGGTCACGTGCAAACATAACTCACCAAAATTGTTCATAGTattaaactaaataaacattttgaggtCTAATTTGTTCAGATAGAAAAAGTTGCTGACGGGACTTATAAATCTTGAAACTTATCCACTTCACAAGGATTTTTACGGATTtatatctttcctttctcctcCTATTCTTCAACTCTTTTGTCAGTATAACAGATTCGGTGAAggagaaatacatttttgtaaataaatatttcacaaaatatttcgtAACAGACCCTGTAGTAAATGCGGATTACAAGTGCCTTTTCAGGACACTGGACACCAGACATCAGAAAACGGACACAATGTCATGTAAGACAAAATGTCATCGAAGACATTGTATAATCTGTGCTTatgtttttatgatttaaaaatgacaatcacatcacaaggagaaaaaaaccttcactgcaaagaagaggaaaaagaacaagatgATGTCAAGGACAGCCTGCACCCGTAACTCTAGAAATGCAGCCGCTTGTCACGGATGAGACTCTGGGAGAACAACAAGCctattttaaatacaaacaacaatttctgtgcatgtgtaagTGCTAAAGAACTTTTGGACTGTCATGTGCATGGAAAGTCCTCAACGTCACAAGTATGAACAACGTCCGCAACAGTAAATACGAATTTCTGCGAACTTCTCATCACCCACCCCCACTTCCATAGCTTACCCATCGCAAGGTCCCCCTACTCCTACCCctctacaagaaaacaaagacctCAGTTTTGTCGTGCTTCATGCAAGGACTGAGCAAGAGCCCTACATCCGGGATCTGTTTGTGTATAAAAGGCATCATGGCACTCGTTCTCTACTGCAGCCAGACTTAGCACACAGCTACTTGAACACTACTGACGACTTGTGGCAGTCAACCGTTGGTAAGGTTTGACACCCTCATCAACAGCAAGACTACATCTGCTATTGCCGCTCGTTGACGATGACGACACTGATGCCGCTTGTGTCTGTCACTGGCCTGGTGCTCCTCCTGCTGACCACAGCTCCCGCCTCCTGCAATGGGTTG comes from the Pomacea canaliculata isolate SZHN2017 linkage group LG12, ASM307304v1, whole genome shotgun sequence genome and includes:
- the LOC112577165 gene encoding uncharacterized protein LOC112577165 isoform X1: MTTLMPLLSVTGLVLLLLTTAPTSCNSLTPGSHLPPFSRGDVKDEDMSAPGVVIDNVVDVKAEDFVEKDKKADELTESALKDDVLQTLETTGLNADNHDGPPPLQSVEQGTKVTSSRLRRAPKKTGRHRAFDCSFEDRFISPKGKTQCSKRGTLIDAERDLQKLLAEGPSEYNYTLTTTKAGLPAIKAVHLETNKVTMYTYAK